TTctttttctctttatttttagggtttttattattttatttaaagggcTTTTTCTTGGTTAATATGTTTGGgaacatagctgggcaccgttaatcaaatagttaacttcgttaatcgttaatcctttaaaaaaagttaacttcgttaaacgttaaagcgttacatttcggacaaattaacgcaagttaacgttaatcgttaatccgttaatatgtaatatggccttgttgtaacttatatcattgcgttagtgtacatacaaaacctgttggtttaaggttttagaatttaaaatgttaggaacaaaacaaaaaattatactgcacttttctttatcaacatgcaaatgttttataataacaataaacaaatcactctctctataagcaccggcgctgcgtaataaaatcataaaacgaaacaaatctcttctcactagCGCGCGCCTGAAAATGAATCTAGTATTGCTTTTGTTTTActcgctgctgccgtgccgcggcgctGCGCTGTCCGTTTCATACTatctgtctgaacctgttttcgcgccgcgccgcggtgccgtgcggtaaatagtaggcattcgattaacgattaacggacttctgcatattaacggaagttaacgactACGTTACTATTTtcaaaagttaatccgttaaacaAAATggtaacttcgttaattaacgattaacggattaacgagttaatgcccagctatatatagtttacatttttaaaGCTCATAAGAATCATACTGTTCAGTTTCATTCCTCttgtgtttaaatttttttaacaaaaacgtttttctttttttttttcttagtatTATCTGCGATCAATCCACGGATTATAAGCAGATGTGGTAAAGTGATGTTGGCGGTTCAGAGATTCCTATCCAGTGACTGGAACTCTTCATTGATTTATGTTTCCTTTATTCTCTGAATCTCTTATCAAGGTCTAGGATATTATGTCGTTTCAGCCCTTTGAAACATCTTTTATTTAGAAGATTCTGAGCGAGATCTTTGGGATGGATATCCAGGCGAAGCTTGTATTTTGTACAAGACTTTGATATTTCCTCTTTGATGGATGGGATTTTTAGAGCTTCGTGGATTTCGCTGTTGCGTATGAACCAGTGTGAGTTGGAGATCATTCTCAAAATGATGTTTTGGTATCTTTGTAATATTTGTATGTTGGAGTCGAAGCACTACCCCAAAGTTGAATTCCATAAGTCCAAACGGGTTTGAGGATTGAattgtatactaatattttgttgttcatGTTAAGTTTTGATTGTTTTCCAAGAAGCCACTTAAGATCTTTATATTTGATGTTTAATTCATCTCTTTTAGATTTTATGTGTTGTTTCCATGTCAAGCGACGATCTAGATGGATACCCAAATATTTGACAGCGTCAGCCTGAGGGAGTGGTTCGCCGGCTAAGGTTACGGGGGGCAATTATCTTTTCTTAAGGTGAAGGTCACGTGTGTAGACTTAGTTGCGCTTGCTTTTATCCGCCACTTGCTTAACCATTTAGTTACTTCATCTAGTGCCGCTTGAAGCATCGTTGAAGCCATGTTTTGGTTCGTGTGGTTAGCCAAGATAGCAGTGTCGTCTGCGTAGGTAGCCACTTTAATATGGCGTGGTGTCGGGATATCTGAGGTGAAGATAGAATAGAGATAGAGACCGAGGACTGATCCCTGCGGTACACCTGCTTTGATTTCATGAAAACCAGACCTTGAGTCAGATTCCTTCACTTGAAATACTCTGTCTTTTAAGTAAGACTTGAGGAGAGGGAAATAATTATGAGGGAGAAGCTTCTTTATTTTATATCGAAGGCCTTTGTGCCACACTTTGTCAAAAGCCTGCTGGACATCTAAGAATGCTGCCGaagaatattctttattttctaAGGCAGATGATATACTGTCACAAATCCTATGTACTTGTTTGACTGTTTCATGACCACGTCGGAAGCCAAATTGGTGTTTGGGGATGATGTTTCTGGCTGATAACACTGCTGATAAACGTTTGAAAAGAAGTTTCTCAAAGATCTTTGATAAAATGGGTAAAAGACTGATGAGTCTATAGGACGTGGCATCATTTTTCGGTTTTCCGGGTTTATGTACCATGATGATTTCAGCGACTTTCCATAGGTTAGGAAAGTGAGAAGTTCTTAATATTCCATTTATCAGCGACGTTAGAAAAACTATTCCCTTGTGTGGTAGCTCTTTTAATAAAGTACGAGTGATAAGGTCAAAACCAAGAgctgactttttttttaaattgctgaTTACATTTTTCACTTCTTTGGGCGTAATAGGCTTAATTGGCAATTCCATTTGAAATGGCTGGGAAAGGGTTTCATCGATTGATGTTTCATCTACATGTGGGCATGCATCGTTAGGTTGAAATACCTCTGCTAGATGGTTTGCAAACAATTCTGCCTTATCTTTGTTCGATCTAGCCCAGCcggagtttttatttttcagaggGGGCTTAAAGTGAATAGGCTGGTTAAAGTGTTTAGTAGCTCTCCAAAGAGTAGCCAGATTGCTTGTCAGGATGTAAAGATTCTACAAAGTGCTCAAATGCGTTGTTTTGTTCTTTTTCGATTTGGATCTTTAAATCAGAGCAAGCTTTATTTAATGCCCTCTTGTCTGCAGGGTGTCTACTTGTATGCCAGACTCTTCTTAGTCAATGCTTTTCTTTTACAAGTTCTTTTATTGTGGGGCTGATGTTTTTGCTATCCGATCTTGTACTGACAATTTCAGGGGTATTTATCCAAGCTGCTTCTTGAATTAGGCCGGTGATATATTTTGTGGCGGCTTCAATGTCATCTTTTGCTTTTAGGGGAACATTAATTTGTATATTGTCCGTGATGTAATCACGAAAGTTATTCCAATCCGTCTTGTTATTGGCCAGGCTTAACtcttttttaacataaaaaaacaaGACCTCAGATTCAAGAGGACTGGGGTACGATCGGACGAACTATCAAAGCAAGAAGATATTTCCACATAATTCCTAGATAGCCAAAGATTTGTAAACAACTTTAAAGTTTATCAATGTTGAAtgtttatcaaaaatgtttCATATTAAAAATGGATACTGAACACTTATAAACTTACTTTAGAATGGAATGAATAATTTGTAGCTATTGAATGTCTCATTATATCATTAATCTCTGATGTTTGTTTGTCCATGTGGCTGGTTATGCTGTCCAAGGCCACAGAGTGTCTTCCGTACTCCTCGAAAGCACGAGCCGAACCCAACATAGCCTGTTGGACATCAACTTCCTCTGTACCTGTTGACCTCCCAGTCATTTCTCCAGGGTTGAAGAcggactaaaaaataaaataattctatAGCCATTTTTCCGACctccattatttttttattaatttcaatacTTACTGTAATTTTTCGaggaaaaaatagggttttttttaattatttcaaaccTTATTTGGGTGACAACCTGTTACATATTGAAAAATTATATGGATAAAGTTTTAGATACTTACTGATTTACTCAGGGACATGTTCCCAATGCCAGACTCACCAAAACCTacaatttcaaaattggaatataagaaaattgtttactttttaattcATGTAATCATAAAGGAAAAAGAAGGAAGGAAGGCCTCCATCCTCCCTTCCTTCCTCATGgtactaaaaattatactacATATCTGTTTTGTGTTCAtgtaataaacaatttttaagaGAATAAACGTACTTAACCACCTACAGAAGTATTAAGGCATAGCAGAATAATCAAAAGATCGTAGATGAATAGTTGCTTACCCTCAACTTTATCCAAGTCCAATATGCCGGAAGAAGATTCATAATTCGTCCCAGTTTTATTAAACGTTGTCAGGCTTGGTGTGAGACTACTGTAATGATAAaaccattgtttttttttttagatttagttGGGTTATTTATGTTCATAAAGGCCTTTAATGATAAATCATACGGTACCTTAAGTTTTCTTCGTTTAGTGCCAAACGCCTTGGTAAATTGAATGATTTATCTTCCGCCAAGTGCATCAACCTTTGTATTTTATTTGGAGTAAGAGGATTATCCATGTTTTTGCTTTGCAACAATAAATAACATCTAAAAATTCACTTCAATCACTCGTTATAAACAGAATTCAAATTTACAGAAACTAAAGTTCGTTTCAAAGTTTACAACTGTGAAGTGTGACGGCTGAGTGCTGACGGCTAATTGACAGCAATAATAAACAAAGCTTCAccaataatatttaacaatgaATTAATATGGACCAATGACAATACgctatatagaaaatgacatttgaaGTTACCAATGGCATAAGTTCTTGGATTGTAATTtgtcaaattataaaaaaaggcggaattatttttttattaacttaatcATAGAACATAAAAATTGAAAGCAATAAAGCCCGATtcttaaataactttaaataagtTACCATGAGTAATGGCTTCGTTCTCAAGGGCAGTGGCGGCCTtagggggtggcgaacagggcaattGCCCGGGACCTCACGCTTGCAGGGGTctcgtaaagtgtttttttggAAGACAAAGAGCCTCGCAACTTAGACCTTCTGTTCGGGGCCTCGGTATAGGTATTGGGTAAGCCATCACTGTCAGGGAGACTGCATGATCGCCTGCTAGCATGACATCGTAAGAGGCGCGGCTGTACTAAAATCTACTTTCGAGGTATGAGAGTTTAGGCCCGGCCAAGCTACCCCGAAGCCTAGGGTAGAAGCTTCGCGCACACTTTgacggggcgtgccggggcgggtcggggcatgtcggggctcagcgcagcgccaaatgcgtatatatattatagcactctattgccgggtcgggtcgcatcgcattgacggattttgatatctccagtgtgaccacttttaaatcactcgtgactcgatatacCAAAAACGTCAATTCatcaatgtattttatttttttattataaataaagtcgatttgaaaatatgattttatgaaaataggatttgatctgacgaaaacgcttttgcggtacttccgatttggatgtgacgtcatcagactcctaatttaatatcttttatttatcgcgctcgttatatgtaagtttatttgtacataaataataagaataagccaagaaagatttctaaaatatattttcttgaataattcaaataaaacatcagttttatatattatctccatttattgtagacgggaaatgaaatggccaaaacttttctccaaaagttttcaacattacaaatgatttctaatttcttatttaattgttttataatttttggccacttttagactcgtacatttagcacataaaaaaattttcaataaagagtgtctaaaatacaaaaagtatgacgtcacactatggcggacagtgttttcggcggcatttaaaaggcatatttttcaatcaacacttttttgggtttctactgtgtaaaatatgaaaatagtaGCCTATTGCCTGATGTCAATCGATGtctattatattacattttactctataatatcgattttctactaaaatctactaaAAGATTTTGGTatactaaatcgtcattcatttgaccttAAATCTACCAAAAAGAAGAAATCTAAatgtggtcacactgttgccggggcgcacccataaagttaatattacctatcggaatagagaaacaatcaCGAGCTGGCAAACGTAGccaaaattgatttacatctgtgtatACAATTATGTTTAAGTGTGCGTGTTAGTGATGTACTGTATACATCTTGTAATTCGACAAAATATCGATCAtggaataataattgtaagattgtaaaaataataaaatgggataaaataaaacgcatagaataataataatattgtaattttggagaaaaatattacttttatcattaaacatttttgtagCAAAAAAACGAAAGATATACTTACgtataaataacttttttttttgttcatgctaatattataaatgcgaaagtaactctgtctgtctatcagtcCGTCTTTCACGGCTCTACCTCTGAAATAGCAGCTGCTATTTCTTAGAAGTCACGTACAGATTACAGTGTACGCGACTTTTAATTAGTATCCTACCTACTCCAAaaatgtgccatcgtttataaAATCATTGACGTTATAGGATAACTATAGGATTTGGCACACAAACTTTCTATGACTACTtttgtaaatttattaatggaaagattttgaacgttttctgggatgttatcgtaaaggcgtatacattgacctgtAAAAGATTTCCGGACTTTACTAAACCTGATCACCGGCAAATCTAGCTTgcgcttatttctggtgttcctacagtgaatgtcacttttagctttaaatttacttacattgacatctaaaagatttactgactttactaagtctgatcaccggcaaatctagcttgtgcttatttctggtgttcctacagtgaatgtcacttttagcttaTTAAATTTACTTACTTTATCCTGTAATTTAGTGCATTTAGATATATGCttcttttcttttgatataAATTCTAGTTGAAAGGAGGTCGATGGTGAAGACAGTTGTGGCAGCGTTGGCGAGGACGTAGAATGCGATGACGACGGTATACATATTGTGGCTAACTCTGGTGGTACAATGTCTCTGTAAACGTAGGATGACACAGTGCGCCTAGACTTTACctataacaaaataacaaaaaaatggcTGTTACTGTTACTTACTACTATatcatacttttttaatttaaatcaatatgcagatacacaatataaaaacagacaaactaaaaaacttttctaaaattttaaacgatttttgttttgtaaaaccATAACTATGATTCATGGCATAGTACAATATAAGGCAAACAAATCGGTTCGTTTattcatacaaatatttatgaCGTGTGGAAGAATATCTAGCTTATTTACTGACGATGCCCTTCACCGAGCTCATCAACTATTGAATGAATGATCTGATACCTGATCTAGTGAATATGCCAtagccatatatattttttttaaatgaaataagggggcaaacgagcaaacgggtcacctgatggaaaacaacttccgtcgcccatggacactcgcagcatcagaagagctgcagatgcgttgccggcctcttaagagggaatagggtaataggggagggtagggatgggaagggcataggggagggtagggaagggaatagggtagggcattgggcctccggtaaactcactcactcggcgaaacacagcgctagcgctgtttcacgccggttttctgtgagaacgtggtatttctccggtcgagccggcccattcgtgccgaagcatggctctcccacgtatattggATGTAGAAAGACATTACATCTgtggaaatttcagaagtctattactgtagcggttcttgagatacagtctggagacccgagacagacagacggacggacggacggacggacagacggacagacggacagatggacaggcaacgaagtcttagtagtagggtcccgtttttaccctttgggtgcggaaccctaaaaatgataaattatgtatgaaagtatattaatataaactaaTTATAAAGTACGGATCAGTTacgttatcaattatcatgtcAACATTCCTAGATAATTagtataactaaaaaaaatattcatatcgATACTACTTATCGATAACTGATGCAGCCCTAGTGTAAAATAGATGAAAATTGTTTACACAAAATATCCTTAAATTGTGCATCATGGCTAGTCAAGTTATGTATAAtcccatatatatatatatatatatatatatatatatatatatatatatatatatatatatatatatatatatatatatatatatatatatatatatatatatatatatatatatatatatatatatatatatatatatatatatatatatatatatatatatatatatatatatatatatatatatatatatatatatatttatatatttatatgggATTATATAACAATAACTAAGGGACAATAACTCGTAGGGAATTGGCAAAAATAAGCTTAAAATTAGGTCCTGTCGATGTAGAATAATTCACCTGTGAAATGAATATTTGTCCGGGTTTTTTCGATGTGTTGTACCACATATCGGTGACCGAACAAGTTACCATATTGTTGCGAAAGCATTATTACtgaaaattatttacttaacacATTAACAtataaaatcacaatttttctgAGAGCCCAAATTGACAACGTGCCGACCCGGATCAGACAGATTGtcaaacaacaaaaacaaattaaaaaagagGTATACCACCTCAAATCACgcttctctttttaccacgcagtgttactgataatgacatctcgcttgctcaggcctttgtttctctattaccgataggtaatattaactctTGAACTAAAAACACGTCTTGCCGGACCGTGTCGCTTCCATACTtgaaattgtatggaggcggatttatGCGATCCGCCCCGGGCCCCGGCCCCGGCACAGTCTGCTCACTCTAGATCAGTGGTAcgcaacctttttttcatgtgGGCCACAAACAGATTTTGGTATCTCGGGCcgctacaatttttttttataaaatatcaatttttcaaaattattgatttaaaagtggaaaaaatttcacGACTATCTCtacgactttacattattttgtcggcgggcgtgaatttcaaaacaacacgcgggccacaaataaagccCCGGCGGGCCGCGAGCCGCGTGTTGGGGATACCTAGTACGTATAATAAATTACGAGCAAGTGGCGCAGTGGtcctcaacctttttttcatatgggccacaaacatattttggtcttggtgtcgcgagccgcaacaaaatttttttagggttaaaaataaagttcttcaaaattaatgatttaaaagtggaaaaagttaTTTGACAACTTTCCATTATTGTGCCGGTGGGcgcgaatttcaaaatggtttaacatcatgCGGGCCAtagataaagtcccggcgggccgcgggtttaAGATTATTTTCAACATTGTTATTTTTTGTCTTTCGTTAAAAAgctctttaaatattatcataatattatgatataatatgtcataaatcataatatatttaagggaCTAGGCTGTTATCAAGATAGGTCTTCATCGTAAAGTTCTGCTTCAAGACAGTGGCGTGGAAAAACGCCACTGTCTTGAAGCCAGTAACATTTTAATTGGCCGCCTATTCAGTGTTTAGCGTTACGTCAGAGCGATAACTCTATTTCGTTTGGAAATTACTAATCTACCAAAAATCATATTTGAAGTAAAACTATTTCCGCAGCGccgtcatattatattataagaaaaacaaatattgcaggaatataatatttacttttaagtCCAAATTACACAATAATAACATAGAATTTAACTAGAATTTGGCCCAGTCACAGGCAAAGCATTTATTTCCTTATTAAGTCTTATTTGTTCATTAATAGCTCTCCAAGCATCTTCTTTTTCTTTCTTTGTGATTGGTCGCTTTTTCTGTTTGGCCGCAACCATTTTCTTATAAATCTCAGTACACTCCATATCAACTTGATCGAGCTGCTTTTTCAAGTTCAGTCTTATCATTTCTTGTTTACATTGATTTATCAGGTTCTTAAGATTCCGACAATTTTCTTTTCTCACAGCAGTCAACTCAGTCtgacactttttaatttctgcaAGAATTTCGTCATCGGCAGGATTAGTCAGCGGTGGCAAGTCCTCGGGATCCAGAATACCCTGTTCGACTAGCTCTTTACGAAGACATTTTTCTAATGTTAGGGAATTTCTATTGTTGACTTTTGTACTTGGTGGTTGTTTGACCTTAATATCTGATACCTCATAGGGTATCACATTTTCTTCCATCAACGCTGACACCAGCCTCTGAGTAAGTGGTCCAGTAATCATGTTGTCATTTGTCTTTTCTAACTTTTTCCGTAAGTTGGATGCATCTGGAGACATCCCTGAAGACTTTTGCTTGTAAGGGTTTGAAGCATTTTGATCTTCAGTTAAATGTTCTTCAGCCCATACCTCAGAGTAGTGTCTTCCCAAAGGCGGTATCGGTGGTAAAGTGGTATTGCTGCTTTGAGCGTGCAAAGATTCCAGAAACTTTATGTCATCCAGAGTTATGGGTGCACAGTAGGGTTCCACGGAGTTCCAGAACTTGTATGGAATGTTATTTTTCGGTAGGGCAAGTTGAGAGAGCTCCAATTTAACAGAATTATCGGAATTAACATTGTTATCATTCGGATAGTTATGAGACGTTGATGAACTATTATTGAAGTTCTTAAACTTTGGTATTTTGGGTTGGTTGGGCAGTTTTGCATAGTCTTTCGTTTTCACCAGTTTTTCTTCCTGGAATTTCCTCTTCACTGGATACTGAAGTTGTTTACCAGCCGCTTTACCCTTCTTTTCGCGTTTGGATTCGTTCGTATCTATGCTTTCTATTTCTCCTTGAAAATACCGTATACGCAGTGCCGTATTACAAAGGAGTGACTCTAATTCTAGCTGCAAGGCATCTAATTCGTCCATTCCGATAGGTTCATCTGCCGATCTCGCTGCAATAGCCGCTAGTCGCGGTAACGTGACATTATTATCCTGTTGTCGTATATAGGGTATGGGACACAAGTCTACTTTTGTTTTGCCCACCGATACAGAGCCTGATGTTTTAGCGGGTTTATTGTAGGGAGAAATTCCTGGACTTGAGGGCTTGCCGTTATCGTGGCCTTTACTTGCCAATCTCCCTTTACTGTTGTGATGCATTCTTTTGCCCATCATTTTAATTCAATTCGCCCGCGAAAACTTGTAGGTAAATAGGCAAAATGCGTATACATGTACTGTCAAAGATAGATGATTTTTATTTCGTTCTTGCTTCTAATAAACCTGGTGTTATTCCTTTTTTACACTTACAataatacacaataatattatacttagcaGAAAACTAAATAATTAGACGAATGAGGTAGAATTATGATTCCATTTACGTTTCACAAACAAAAATAGTACGGAACCATGACAAAATGGCGATTGGCAATTTAATGAGTGTGTTCCAAAACATTATCAGTATACCTGCCAGtactataattgacatcattTGAATTTTAATAGGTCATTGATAAGTCAGACGACCTTGGCCAGTATACAATTTATAGTTTTGGAAcacaactattattttttcgtttatcttaaaaaaaaatctgtcagGAAGTAAGATTACAGCACAGATTAAaaaggctacgcgcgctcgtagaAGTTAAG
This genomic window from Aricia agestis chromosome 17, ilAriAges1.1, whole genome shotgun sequence contains:
- the LOC121735474 gene encoding transcriptional adapter 3, whose protein sequence is MMGKRMHHNSKGRLASKGHDNGKPSSPGISPYNKPAKTSGSVSVGKTKVDLCPIPYIRQQDNNVTLPRLAAIAARSADEPIGMDELDALQLELESLLCNTALRIRYFQGEIESIDTNESKREKKGKAAGKQLQYPVKRKFQEEKLVKTKDYAKLPNQPKIPKFKNFNNSSSTSHNYPNDNNVNSDNSVKLELSQLALPKNNIPYKFWNSVEPYCAPITLDDIKFLESLHAQSSNTTLPPIPPLGRHYSEVWAEEHLTEDQNASNPYKQKSSGMSPDASNLRKKLEKTNDNMITGPLTQRLVSALMEENVIPYEVSDIKVKQPPSTKVNNRNSLTLEKCLRKELVEQGILDPEDLPPLTNPADDEILAEIKKCQTELTAVRKENCRNLKNLINQCKQEMIRLNLKKQLDQVDMECTEIYKKMVAAKQKKRPITKKEKEDAWRAINEQIRLNKEINALPVTGPNSS